The Amylolactobacillus amylophilus DSM 20533 = JCM 1125 genome contains a region encoding:
- a CDS encoding GAF domain-containing protein, whose translation MTKKDDYEILVAQVEGLIEMEPDKIATLGNVSAAIKQFLPESVFAGFYLYNGDELVLAPFQGSVSCTRIALGKGVCGESAEKNETIIVDDVTQRENYIQCDSAAMSEIVVPMYSNDKLVGVLDLDAPTTAAYDELDQEYLEQIAQLLSDKLVW comes from the coding sequence ATGACCAAAAAAGATGATTATGAAATATTAGTTGCCCAAGTTGAGGGATTAATTGAGATGGAGCCGGACAAAATTGCGACATTAGGCAATGTCTCCGCCGCCATCAAACAGTTCCTACCTGAGTCAGTATTTGCTGGATTCTACTTGTATAATGGTGACGAACTCGTGCTCGCACCATTTCAAGGTAGTGTGTCTTGCACTAGGATTGCACTCGGTAAGGGTGTTTGTGGTGAGTCCGCCGAGAAGAATGAGACAATTATTGTTGATGATGTGACACAGCGGGAGAATTACATTCAGTGTGATTCTGCTGCAATGTCTGAGATTGTCGTGCCAATGTATTCTAATGACAAGTTAGTAGGCGTACTTGATCTTGATGCACCAACAACAGCGGCCTATGATGAGTTAGATCAAGAATACCTTGAACAGATTGCACAACTTCTTTCGGATAAGCTCGTTTGGTAA
- a CDS encoding adenine phosphoribosyltransferase, with protein MSFDFKKYIADIPDFPEKGIIFRDFSPLVGNGPAFKEAISELAEFGRRKGATAVAAPEARGFLVGAPIATELGVGFVQARKEGKLPRATESETYDLEYGTSSTLEMHLDAIKPGDKVLVVDDLLATGGTIQATIRLIERLGGEVVGVAFIIELSELPGRDNLKDYDVFSLTTY; from the coding sequence ATGTCTTTTGATTTTAAGAAATATATTGCGGATATTCCAGACTTTCCGGAAAAGGGAATTATTTTTCGGGACTTCTCACCGTTGGTGGGGAACGGTCCAGCATTCAAGGAAGCAATCAGTGAACTAGCAGAATTCGGGCGGAGAAAGGGCGCAACTGCAGTTGCTGCACCTGAAGCACGGGGTTTTCTGGTGGGTGCACCAATTGCAACAGAACTTGGTGTTGGCTTTGTTCAGGCTAGGAAAGAAGGCAAACTACCTCGGGCAACAGAATCCGAGACGTATGATCTTGAGTACGGTACTAGCTCTACGCTAGAGATGCATCTTGACGCGATTAAGCCCGGCGATAAGGTTTTAGTTGTAGACGATTTATTAGCTACAGGTGGCACAATTCAGGCGACAATTCGCCTGATTGAGCGACTTGGCGGTGAGGTAGTGGGTGTTGCCTTCATTATTGAACTGAGTGAATTGCCTGGACGTGATAACTTGAAAGACTATGATGTCTTCTCGCTTACGACCTACTAA
- the recJ gene encoding single-stranded-DNA-specific exonuclease RecJ has product MWKQRLRETTIDSELAAQFNLSPVVASLFASRGISSADEINYWLNGTLADLADPFLFNEMDKTLERIMAAIDAGEQITVYGDYDADGITSTVVLVETLQILGAEVNYYIPSRFKDGYGPNLRKYEELIAAGTKLLITVDNGITGATEIDEMAKRGVDVIVTDHHTIPARLPLAYSIIHPKLSNQSYPFHDYSGVGVAYSLARALMDGDPLEDLLDLVAIGTIADLVPLRGENHLLVKYGIEVIKQQNRLGLNALLDVAKIQLDNLTAQDISFGFAPRLNSIGRLDDANKAVELLLAEDEEVAHKLAQELEDQNVRRKEISEEAFETAQELIAAQQLDKNRTLVVVGPDFHEGVLGIVASRLIQRYHRPTIVLTKDSSGLLKGSGRSVEGFDIFAALEPLSHTLLSKFGGHTMACGLSMPEENLAEFRQAFEQTYVPQTLETSNLYDTSIDLDQLNIDLYNQIMLLGPFGTDNEEPVFRFNRPLISNFKKIGSNQQYFKASLKSDTKQQFDLVSFNLANFDERLLNYVAELYGGISLNIWRGQAKLQIIVADFRYELPATTTSRVVDLRSEQTTLHVGDSYLFYHEDLAENFCIQEQLDRSKILLVDYDEPRRLQSAALMELPQTPNDLRQLFKTYEFERVLLKFNYDNLTIDQIPDERIFKNVLKYVYQHPGLTIASYNLANKYLETNESTLKFIFRVFFDLNFVKIDEFKIVPNKDVVATPLTSSKYLQLTEQRLKFKEQMKSLSSRELVRYIESLLQ; this is encoded by the coding sequence ATGTGGAAACAGAGATTAAGAGAGACAACAATTGATTCTGAACTTGCTGCACAATTTAACTTGTCACCGGTGGTGGCAAGTTTATTTGCTTCTAGGGGAATTAGCTCCGCGGATGAAATAAATTACTGGCTGAATGGCACATTGGCTGATCTCGCCGACCCGTTTTTATTCAACGAGATGGACAAGACGTTAGAGCGTATCATGGCTGCAATTGATGCAGGGGAGCAAATCACGGTCTATGGCGATTATGACGCCGATGGCATTACGAGCACCGTAGTCCTAGTGGAGACCCTCCAGATACTCGGGGCAGAGGTAAATTATTATATCCCCAGCCGTTTCAAGGATGGCTATGGCCCAAATTTACGAAAGTACGAAGAATTAATCGCTGCCGGCACCAAACTCTTGATTACGGTCGACAACGGCATCACAGGTGCTACCGAGATTGACGAGATGGCTAAACGGGGTGTTGACGTCATCGTGACGGATCACCACACAATCCCGGCACGGCTACCACTTGCCTATAGCATCATTCATCCTAAACTCAGCAATCAGTCCTATCCTTTTCACGACTATTCTGGTGTAGGAGTAGCCTATAGTTTGGCACGTGCATTGATGGACGGTGATCCTTTAGAGGATTTACTAGACCTGGTAGCAATCGGTACTATAGCAGATCTCGTACCACTTCGTGGTGAGAATCACCTGCTGGTTAAGTACGGCATTGAAGTGATTAAGCAACAGAACCGTCTGGGCCTAAACGCCTTGCTTGATGTCGCCAAAATCCAGTTGGACAACTTAACCGCACAGGATATCTCATTTGGCTTCGCACCGCGTTTGAATTCGATTGGCCGGTTAGACGACGCCAATAAGGCAGTCGAGTTACTTTTAGCGGAAGATGAAGAGGTGGCCCACAAGCTCGCCCAAGAGCTTGAGGACCAAAACGTTCGTCGGAAGGAAATATCTGAAGAGGCCTTTGAGACGGCGCAAGAGCTGATTGCCGCGCAACAGTTAGACAAAAATAGAACGTTAGTCGTCGTTGGACCAGACTTTCATGAAGGAGTACTGGGAATAGTTGCTAGTCGCTTGATTCAACGATATCATCGGCCAACTATCGTGCTAACTAAAGATAGCAGTGGTTTGCTGAAGGGTTCCGGCAGAAGCGTCGAGGGTTTCGATATATTCGCTGCCCTAGAGCCATTGTCACATACCTTGCTCAGTAAGTTTGGCGGTCATACCATGGCTTGCGGCCTCAGTATGCCTGAGGAGAATTTGGCAGAATTCCGTCAGGCTTTCGAGCAGACTTACGTACCACAAACGCTTGAAACCAGTAATTTGTATGATACAAGTATTGACCTTGATCAATTGAATATTGACTTGTATAATCAAATCATGCTCTTAGGCCCCTTTGGCACTGACAATGAGGAGCCAGTCTTCCGCTTTAACAGACCACTAATTAGCAATTTCAAAAAAATTGGCAGCAACCAACAATACTTCAAGGCTAGTCTAAAATCAGATACTAAACAGCAATTTGACCTAGTTAGTTTTAATTTGGCAAACTTTGACGAGCGTCTCTTAAACTATGTGGCTGAGCTGTATGGCGGAATTTCCCTGAATATCTGGCGCGGTCAAGCAAAGTTACAGATTATCGTCGCTGATTTTAGGTACGAGTTGCCAGCAACAACTACTAGTAGAGTAGTGGACTTACGGAGTGAGCAGACAACTCTTCACGTGGGTGATTCATATCTGTTCTATCACGAGGATTTAGCAGAAAACTTCTGTATTCAGGAACAGCTAGATCGCAGTAAGATTCTGCTCGTTGATTATGACGAGCCGCGAAGGCTACAGAGTGCTGCGCTGATGGAGCTACCCCAAACGCCGAATGATTTACGCCAACTCTTTAAAACATACGAATTTGAGCGTGTTTTATTGAAATTTAACTATGACAATCTCACGATTGACCAAATTCCTGACGAACGTATCTTTAAAAATGTTTTAAAGTATGTTTATCAACATCCCGGGCTAACAATTGCATCATACAATTTGGCAAATAAATACTTAGAAACGAACGAATCTACCTTAAAATTCATATTTAGAGTGTTTTTTGATCTAAATTTTGTTAAAATAGATGAGTTCAAAATTGTGCCAAATAAAGATGTCGTAGCGACGCCTTTGACCAGTTCTAAATATCTTCAATTGACTGAGCAGAGACTGAAATTTAAGGAACAAATGAAGTCTCTTTCGAGCAGAGAGTTGGTCCGTTACATCGAATCGTTGCTTCAATAA
- a CDS encoding class A sortase gives MRKARRIILTILATILLLIGLVLIFNEPIKGWLVQMNQENKMAKISPKSIEQANKSKGDFDFSKVKSIDMAQIGNSMANNTAQTLGVLAIPSVKMRLPILKGLSDAALSSGGGTMRPDQKMGQGNYPLAGHYMTNKGILFSPIERAQIGQKVYLTDLKKVYTYKIYYKKVVNPYAVWLVNNTKKKMVTLITCANGGISRWAIRGKLVKTQKATSKTLKIFDLEDMVK, from the coding sequence ATGAGAAAAGCACGGAGAATTATTTTAACTATTCTAGCGACTATCTTACTGTTAATTGGGCTTGTTTTAATCTTCAACGAGCCAATTAAAGGTTGGTTGGTCCAAATGAACCAAGAGAATAAGATGGCGAAGATTTCGCCGAAGAGTATCGAGCAGGCTAATAAGTCTAAGGGAGATTTCGACTTCAGTAAGGTCAAGAGTATCGACATGGCACAGATTGGCAATAGTATGGCGAATAATACGGCCCAGACACTTGGAGTCCTCGCCATTCCGTCCGTGAAGATGCGCTTACCGATTCTGAAAGGCTTGAGTGACGCGGCGCTGTCCAGCGGTGGTGGTACGATGCGACCTGACCAAAAGATGGGTCAGGGTAACTATCCCTTAGCTGGCCACTATATGACCAATAAGGGAATACTGTTCTCGCCCATTGAACGTGCCCAAATAGGGCAGAAGGTGTACCTGACAGATTTGAAAAAGGTCTACACATACAAAATATATTACAAGAAAGTTGTTAATCCCTACGCTGTCTGGCTGGTTAATAACACCAAGAAAAAAATGGTAACGCTCATTACCTGTGCCAACGGTGGAATCAGCCGGTGGGCAATTCGAGGTAAGTTAGTTAAAACCCAGAAGGCAACATCTAAAACACTCAAGATTTTTGATCTGGAAGATATGGTAAAATAG
- the lepA gene encoding translation elongation factor 4 gives MNNEELQDYQAHMRNFSIVAHIDHGKSTIADRILELTDTVAERDMKQQLLDNMDLERERGITIKLNSVELKYTAQDGEEYTFHLIDTPGHVDFTYEVSRSLAACEGALLVVDAAQGVEAQTLANTYLALDNDLEILPVLNKIDLPSADPEMVKEEIEDMIGIDATEAVLVSGKTGFGIEELLERIVTDIPAPTGDINGPLQALIFDSIYDSYRGVVLSVRLKTGRVKVGDEIQIMSTGKKFEVTEVGVQSPKPVAKKELIAGDVGYITANIKSVRETHVGDTITSPANPAPAALPGYRQIKPMVYAGLYPVDNGKFNDLREALEKLQLNDAALEFEPETSQALGFGFRCGFLGLLHMDVVQERLEREFNLDLIMTAPSVDYHATLTDGSERMISNPAEMPEVGQLKEIKEPFVKAEIMVPEEYVGSVMELCQRKRGVFQTMDYLDKYRVNVVYEMPLSEIIFDFFDDLKSNTKGYASLDYDIIGYRASDLVKIDILLNKEPVDALSFIVHREFSAERGREIASMMKNIIPRQNFEVAVQAAIGAKVIARTTIKAYRKDVTARIHTGDPDRRAKLLDKQKRGKKRMKSVGKVEVPQEAFMAVLKMNDDDIKGK, from the coding sequence ATGAATAATGAAGAATTACAAGACTACCAGGCACATATGCGTAACTTCTCGATTGTCGCGCACATTGATCATGGTAAGTCGACGATTGCGGACCGCATTCTCGAGCTGACGGATACGGTGGCTGAGCGTGACATGAAGCAGCAATTACTCGATAACATGGACCTAGAGCGCGAGCGTGGGATTACGATTAAGCTTAATTCGGTTGAACTCAAGTACACCGCTCAGGATGGGGAGGAATACACCTTCCATTTGATCGATACCCCAGGACATGTCGACTTCACTTATGAGGTTTCCAGGAGCCTAGCTGCCTGTGAGGGCGCCCTACTAGTAGTGGACGCAGCACAGGGTGTTGAGGCGCAGACACTAGCGAACACCTACCTGGCGCTCGATAACGACCTCGAGATTCTCCCGGTTTTGAACAAAATCGACTTGCCCTCGGCCGACCCAGAGATGGTCAAAGAAGAAATTGAGGATATGATTGGGATTGATGCGACGGAAGCAGTCCTCGTGTCTGGTAAAACCGGGTTCGGAATTGAGGAATTGTTAGAGCGGATTGTGACGGACATCCCAGCACCTACTGGCGATATCAACGGTCCATTGCAAGCCCTAATTTTCGATTCCATCTATGATTCATACAGAGGGGTCGTACTAAGTGTGCGATTGAAAACCGGCCGAGTTAAGGTTGGTGATGAGATTCAAATCATGAGCACCGGCAAGAAATTTGAGGTAACAGAGGTGGGCGTGCAATCACCCAAACCCGTAGCCAAAAAAGAATTAATCGCCGGAGACGTTGGTTACATTACGGCGAACATCAAATCCGTCCGGGAAACCCATGTTGGTGATACGATTACTTCACCCGCCAATCCGGCGCCGGCGGCCCTACCTGGGTACCGCCAGATTAAACCGATGGTGTATGCCGGCCTTTATCCGGTTGACAATGGGAAGTTTAATGACTTGCGTGAGGCGCTTGAGAAGTTACAATTAAACGATGCGGCACTCGAATTTGAACCTGAGACATCTCAGGCATTGGGCTTTGGTTTCCGCTGTGGCTTTTTAGGATTACTCCATATGGATGTGGTGCAGGAACGCTTAGAGCGGGAATTCAATCTCGATCTGATCATGACCGCACCTTCAGTTGATTACCATGCCACGCTGACAGATGGGTCAGAGCGGATGATTTCAAACCCAGCAGAGATGCCGGAGGTTGGCCAGCTTAAAGAGATTAAGGAGCCATTCGTTAAGGCGGAGATCATGGTGCCAGAGGAGTATGTTGGCTCTGTGATGGAACTCTGTCAAAGAAAACGTGGTGTCTTTCAGACCATGGATTACTTGGATAAATACCGGGTTAACGTTGTTTATGAGATGCCACTGTCAGAAATAATTTTCGATTTCTTTGATGACTTGAAATCAAACACGAAAGGCTATGCATCACTCGACTACGATATTATCGGCTACCGTGCGAGTGATTTAGTCAAAATCGATATCTTGCTGAACAAGGAACCGGTGGATGCACTGAGTTTCATTGTGCACCGCGAGTTCTCTGCTGAACGCGGGCGGGAGATTGCCTCAATGATGAAGAATATCATTCCACGGCAAAACTTTGAGGTGGCCGTCCAAGCTGCTATTGGTGCGAAGGTAATTGCACGAACGACTATTAAGGCATACCGTAAGGATGTTACCGCGAGAATCCACACAGGTGATCCCGACCGTCGTGCAAAGCTCCTAGACAAGCAGAAGCGCGGTAAGAAGCGCATGAAGTCGGTTGGTAAGGTTGAAGTTCCGCAGGAGGCCTTCATGGCCGTTTTGAAAATGAATGACGACGATATTAAAGGTAAATAA